A portion of the Anas platyrhynchos isolate ZD024472 breed Pekin duck chromosome 26, IASCAAS_PekinDuck_T2T, whole genome shotgun sequence genome contains these proteins:
- the LOC139999497 gene encoding coiled-coil domain-containing protein 138-like isoform X1, translating into MDWISDQHLSKIEIQEEREGSEKAQCAKENYTLENCMKLLPMVTGQLQWMPFVDPKLHMSVIQFIYWSLRQIDTGSQDASMTATMERLAEVILKGAVQKGSMQKWTKKSTRSKPKAAHFFKSSSMPLRFLSTLVVLRTAKRMNYLTQAFRSLCVDLKTDEGKILFLQYRCVPIILSHLTISKKCLLFIALNALVEMAMNNDKSE; encoded by the exons ATGGACTGGATCTCAGACCAACACCttagcaaaatagaaatacaagaagagagagagggcagtGAGAAAGCTCAGTGTGCTAAAGAAAACTACACTCTAGAAAATTGTATGAAG cttttgcctATGGTCACTGGACAGCTCCAGTGGATGCCATTTGTGGATCCTAAACTACATATGTCTGTGATTCAATTTATCTACTGGTCTCTAAGGCAGATAGACACTGGTAGTCAG GATGCAAGCATGACAGCAACAATGGAGAGACTTGCAGAAGTTATTCTCAAAGGCGCAGTACAAAAGGGAAGCATGCAAAAATGGACTAAAAAGTCTACACGGAGTAAACCAaaagctgcacatttctttaaaagctcctCTATGCCTTTGAGGTTTCTGTCAACTTTAGTTGTGCTTAGAACAGCAAAACGAA tGAATTACCTGACTCAGGCATTTCGTTCCCTTTGCGTGGACTTGAagacagatgaaggaaagatcttatttttgcaataccGATGTGTGCCTATCATACTAAGCCACTTAACTATATccaaaaaatgtctcctttttattgcacttaatGCATTAGTTGAGATGGCCATGAACAACGATAAAAGtgagtaa
- the LOC139999497 gene encoding coiled-coil domain-containing protein 138-like isoform X2, whose amino-acid sequence MDWISDQHLSKIEIQEEREGSEKAQCAKENYTLENCMKLLPMVTGQLQWMPFVDPKLHMSVIQFIYWSLRQIDTGSQDASMTATMERLAEVILKGAVQKGSMQKWTKKSTRSKPKAAHFFKSSSMPLRFLSTLVVLRTAKRMNYLTQAFRSLCVDLKTDEGKILFLQYRCVPIILSHLTISKKCLLFIALNALVEMAMNNDKK is encoded by the exons ATGGACTGGATCTCAGACCAACACCttagcaaaatagaaatacaagaagagagagagggcagtGAGAAAGCTCAGTGTGCTAAAGAAAACTACACTCTAGAAAATTGTATGAAG cttttgcctATGGTCACTGGACAGCTCCAGTGGATGCCATTTGTGGATCCTAAACTACATATGTCTGTGATTCAATTTATCTACTGGTCTCTAAGGCAGATAGACACTGGTAGTCAG GATGCAAGCATGACAGCAACAATGGAGAGACTTGCAGAAGTTATTCTCAAAGGCGCAGTACAAAAGGGAAGCATGCAAAAATGGACTAAAAAGTCTACACGGAGTAAACCAaaagctgcacatttctttaaaagctcctCTATGCCTTTGAGGTTTCTGTCAACTTTAGTTGTGCTTAGAACAGCAAAACGAA tGAATTACCTGACTCAGGCATTTCGTTCCCTTTGCGTGGACTTGAagacagatgaaggaaagatcttatttttgcaataccGATGTGTGCCTATCATACTAAGCCACTTAACTATATccaaaaaatgtctcctttttattgcacttaatGCATTAGTTGAGATGGCCATGAACAACGATAAAA AATGA
- the LOC139999496 gene encoding peptidyl-prolyl cis-trans isomerase-like translates to MLRRSKAEVERCVASVQASAASRREGGDVTNHDGTGGRSIYGDAFEEESFEVKHTGPGLLSMANRGRATNNSQFFTTLKTVEALDFKHVVFGFVTDGTDVVKKLESFGSPNGLVSGRVVITDCGQIENSGF, encoded by the exons ATGTTGAGGCGCAGCAAGGCCGAGGTGGAGCGCTGTGTCGCCTCCGTGCAGGCCTCTGCGGCTTCTCGGAGAGAG ggaggtGATGTAACTAACCATGATGGAACAGGTGGACGGTCAATTTATGGAGATGCATTTGAAGAAGAGAGCTTTGAAGTGAAGCACACGGGTCCTGGATTGCTGTCGATGGCAAATAGGGGTCGGGCTACGAATAACTCTCAGTTCTTCACAACACTCAAAACAGTAGAAGCCTTGGACTTTAAACAcgtggtgtttggttttgtgacaGATGGAACGGATGTTGTGAAAAAGCTCGAATCCTTTGGTTCTCCCAACGGGTTAGTAAGTGGAAGAGTTGTCATTACAGACTGTGGGCAAATAGAGAATTCTGGCTTTTGA